A single window of uncultured Pseudodesulfovibrio sp. DNA harbors:
- a CDS encoding ABC transporter substrate-binding protein: MKCRFLILAFVLTLSIGIGTGFGVSCFSVEAAETTITMFVPNTDWPPYLMDNPEYPDGGVFVEILRAVAAPLGHSVKTIPLPNQRGWMMLENGSVDVHAKAIEWVPNAEDFLWTEPFMQSEDVLLYPTDKPLKYSSPQKLYGKSIAAIKGFIYPVLESHFGPDKIQRIDVASPYAMLELLSLGRADAALVNRTETQWLLRNKPELNPKRFTLDDTPCDSASYRFAFTRKGHWKPFIKEFNKTLKTMQKDGRLQAILDKYR; encoded by the coding sequence ATGAAGTGTAGATTCCTCATACTGGCTTTTGTCCTCACCCTCTCCATTGGGATCGGAACAGGATTTGGTGTTTCCTGTTTTTCTGTAGAAGCGGCTGAGACAACCATCACAATGTTTGTTCCTAACACAGACTGGCCACCTTATCTGATGGATAACCCGGAATATCCTGACGGAGGCGTATTCGTTGAAATTTTACGGGCTGTCGCCGCACCACTCGGACACTCCGTAAAGACCATTCCCCTTCCCAACCAACGGGGATGGATGATGCTTGAAAACGGCTCAGTTGATGTTCATGCCAAGGCGATTGAATGGGTGCCAAATGCAGAGGACTTCCTGTGGACCGAACCTTTCATGCAAAGCGAAGACGTACTTCTTTATCCGACCGACAAACCACTGAAATATTCTTCGCCCCAAAAGCTTTATGGCAAATCAATAGCCGCAATAAAAGGGTTCATCTATCCAGTACTTGAATCACACTTCGGCCCAGATAAAATCCAACGGATAGATGTTGCTTCACCCTATGCAATGTTGGAGCTTCTCTCCCTTGGCCGAGCTGATGCGGCTCTGGTCAACCGAACTGAAACACAGTGGTTGCTGCGTAACAAACCGGAACTCAATCCAAAACGCTTCACCCTTGACGACACGCCGTGTGACAGTGCCAGTTACCGATTCGCATTTACCCGAAAAGGACACTGGAAACCTTTCATCAAAGAGTTCAACAAGACTCTTAAAACCATGCAAAAAGACGGAAGACTTCAAGCCATCCTAGACAAATACCGGTAG
- the obgE gene encoding GTPase ObgE, whose product MRFVDEATIKVSSGNGGNGCASLRREANMPKGGPDGGDGGKGGDLIFRGSSRLMTLYDFRLKRMYGAKNGQQGMGRDRYGRAAEDLIVDLPVGTLIYEIIEDEDGTIEEKLIADLVEDGTEIVICQGGKGGRGNLHFKSSTNRTPRYAEPGFPGEEKKIRLELKILADVGLLGLPSAGKSTFISKISAARPKIAAYPFTTLVPNLGVIEDDDFNRMVIADIPGLIEGASEGRGLGITFLKHVERNRFLVHILAAEDVNRDNPIDGYDMLNQELCEYNAELGDKPQIKVINKIDTLTEEELADMKAKIETTGEEVFFISALNGDGVSELLDRMWKQLAELSE is encoded by the coding sequence ATGCGATTTGTAGATGAAGCGACCATCAAGGTCTCGTCCGGCAATGGCGGTAACGGCTGTGCCAGTTTACGGCGCGAAGCCAACATGCCCAAGGGCGGCCCTGACGGCGGAGACGGCGGTAAAGGCGGCGACCTGATTTTCCGTGGTTCTTCCCGCCTTATGACTCTGTACGATTTCCGTTTAAAGCGCATGTATGGCGCAAAAAACGGTCAGCAGGGCATGGGCCGTGACCGCTATGGACGTGCCGCTGAGGATTTGATCGTTGATCTGCCGGTGGGCACCCTGATCTATGAGATCATTGAGGATGAAGACGGAACGATTGAAGAAAAACTCATTGCTGATCTGGTGGAAGACGGAACTGAAATCGTCATCTGCCAAGGCGGCAAAGGTGGTCGGGGTAACCTGCACTTCAAATCATCTACAAACCGCACACCACGCTATGCCGAACCCGGCTTTCCGGGCGAGGAAAAAAAGATTCGTCTGGAACTGAAAATTTTGGCGGACGTCGGTTTGCTTGGTCTTCCCAGTGCAGGCAAGTCCACATTCATTTCCAAAATTTCCGCAGCTCGTCCAAAAATTGCGGCATATCCGTTCACGACTCTGGTCCCGAATCTTGGGGTCATTGAAGATGACGATTTCAACCGCATGGTTATCGCTGACATCCCCGGTCTCATCGAAGGGGCATCGGAAGGACGTGGCCTTGGCATCACCTTTCTCAAACATGTTGAACGAAACCGCTTCCTCGTACACATCCTTGCTGCCGAAGATGTCAACCGCGATAACCCGATTGATGGATATGACATGCTCAATCAGGAGTTGTGTGAATATAACGCCGAGTTGGGGGACAAACCCCAGATCAAAGTCATCAATAAAATCGACACGCTCACTGAAGAAGAATTGGCAGACATGAAAGCCAAAATCGAAACGACTGGCGAAGAAGTGTTTTTCATCTCCGCGCTCAACGGTGATGGAGTTAGTGAACTTCTCGACAGAATGTGGAAGCAACTCGCAGAACTCAGCGAATAG
- a CDS encoding MFS transporter: protein MRKIYLDKNLQFVFGVTLMAVLGVSSIIPALPDIITGLQFTPAKIGLVISVFTLPGVLFAPVVGIMADRVGRKAILIPSLFVFGGFGCACFFAQNIEQLLVLRFLQGMGAAPLGVIYGTMIGDMYQGRERGQAMGYNASVLAMGTAGFPALGGVLALLGWNYPFLLPLLAIPLGVAIILNMDAPEPKSAGSLKDYMTDALRQMKTRQVLSLFATTLLTFVILYGPIVTYLPLLLDTRYGASPASIGMVFLVASGFSGIASFQLGRLAERFGQRALLAAASVFYGLSMVLMPHAPGMWHVIVPVIFFGLAQGLNIPTIMTMLTSIAPMEQRGAFMAANGLLLRLAQTIAPIFMGMIYALFGMDAVFYGGVVCAFAILLLALLGVKNIKA, encoded by the coding sequence ATGCGAAAAATATATCTCGACAAAAATTTGCAGTTCGTCTTTGGCGTCACGCTGATGGCGGTACTCGGTGTCTCAAGCATTATTCCGGCTTTACCGGATATCATCACCGGATTGCAGTTTACTCCGGCCAAGATCGGGCTGGTTATTTCGGTTTTTACTTTGCCCGGCGTACTTTTTGCGCCAGTGGTTGGCATTATGGCGGATCGAGTTGGACGTAAGGCCATCCTGATTCCTTCACTTTTTGTCTTCGGCGGTTTTGGTTGTGCCTGTTTTTTTGCGCAGAATATTGAGCAATTGCTTGTTCTGCGTTTTTTACAGGGTATGGGAGCCGCGCCGTTAGGCGTTATTTACGGAACCATGATCGGAGATATGTATCAGGGCAGGGAACGCGGTCAGGCCATGGGCTACAACGCATCTGTCCTCGCTATGGGAACAGCGGGGTTTCCGGCTCTAGGTGGAGTATTGGCTCTGCTTGGCTGGAATTATCCTTTTTTACTTCCCTTGCTAGCTATCCCTCTTGGTGTCGCTATCATTCTTAATATGGACGCTCCTGAACCGAAAAGTGCAGGCAGTCTCAAGGATTACATGACAGACGCACTACGTCAGATGAAGACGCGACAAGTCCTTTCGCTGTTTGCGACAACCTTGCTGACGTTTGTCATTCTCTACGGCCCCATCGTGACATATCTTCCCTTGTTATTGGATACTCGGTACGGGGCTTCTCCTGCCTCCATCGGCATGGTCTTTTTGGTTGCTTCAGGCTTTAGTGGCATAGCGTCTTTTCAGCTAGGCAGGCTTGCGGAGCGGTTTGGACAACGGGCTCTTTTGGCCGCCGCTTCTGTTTTTTACGGGCTGTCCATGGTGCTTATGCCTCATGCTCCCGGTATGTGGCATGTTATTGTGCCGGTAATCTTTTTTGGCTTGGCGCAAGGATTGAACATTCCGACCATCATGACCATGTTGACTTCCATCGCCCCCATGGAGCAACGGGGCGCGTTTATGGCGGCCAATGGATTACTTTTGCGGCTGGCACAGACTATCGCTCCGATTTTTATGGGTATGATCTATGCCCTGTTCGGTATGGATGCTGTCTTTTACGGAGGGGTAGTGTGCGCCTTTGCTATTTTGCTGCTGGCTCTGTTGGGTGTGAAAAATATTAAGGCATAA
- the glp gene encoding gephyrin-like molybdotransferase Glp — translation MNHGFFTIISREEFVGLLKGFSPLAPETKSLTRASGRVLADDIIAQHDWPLLDRSCMDGFAVNARDIFGATESNPGYLECVAALPIDKMPEIELNPGECARIATGGVLPSGADSVVMVEHTQAMEADTDMGTIEIRKSAAPGENVMQRGEDAKNGAVALAAGTLIRPQEIGLAAALGFEEISLRRRPRVGILSTGDELIEVDETPKPGQVRDVNSLTIAALVKQANGKPTRYGIIKDDLESLSRALKKAIEDNDMVLLSGGSSIGVRDLTVQAIESMKEAEILAHGVALSPGKPTILGRVAEKPVLGLPGQVTSALVVMHVLILPLIRHLQGDDRGFTAMNRTKRKAELARNVASKPGREDYIRIRLEERDGELPLAHPVLGKSGLLRTIVQAQGLAAIPADSEGVYQGEMIDVWII, via the coding sequence ATGAACCACGGTTTCTTCACTATTATCAGCCGAGAAGAATTTGTCGGCCTGCTCAAAGGATTTTCTCCGCTCGCACCAGAGACAAAAAGCCTGACACGCGCTTCCGGCCGCGTGCTGGCCGACGACATCATCGCCCAACATGACTGGCCTCTGCTTGACCGGTCCTGCATGGATGGATTTGCCGTCAATGCACGGGATATATTCGGAGCCACGGAATCCAACCCGGGGTATCTGGAATGTGTGGCTGCCCTGCCCATCGACAAGATGCCGGAAATCGAACTGAATCCCGGCGAATGTGCTCGGATTGCTACAGGTGGCGTACTCCCGAGCGGCGCAGACAGCGTGGTCATGGTGGAACACACTCAGGCCATGGAAGCAGACACTGACATGGGAACCATTGAGATTCGCAAAAGTGCAGCTCCCGGCGAAAACGTCATGCAACGGGGTGAAGACGCCAAAAACGGCGCAGTGGCTCTAGCTGCCGGCACGCTCATTCGCCCACAGGAAATTGGTCTTGCGGCAGCCTTGGGCTTTGAAGAGATTTCTCTACGTCGTCGCCCTCGTGTGGGTATCTTATCCACGGGCGACGAACTCATTGAAGTCGACGAGACACCAAAGCCGGGGCAGGTCCGGGATGTCAACTCCCTGACCATTGCCGCATTGGTCAAACAAGCCAATGGCAAACCGACCCGCTATGGCATTATCAAGGATGATCTCGAAAGCTTGAGTCGTGCATTGAAAAAAGCCATCGAAGACAATGATATGGTTCTGTTGTCCGGCGGCAGTTCCATCGGTGTCCGCGATCTGACGGTTCAGGCCATCGAATCCATGAAAGAGGCAGAAATTCTGGCGCACGGTGTCGCCCTGAGTCCGGGCAAGCCAACCATTTTGGGACGTGTGGCTGAAAAGCCGGTCCTGGGTCTGCCGGGACAGGTGACATCCGCCTTGGTGGTCATGCACGTTCTGATCCTGCCGCTTATTCGCCACCTTCAAGGCGATGACCGAGGATTCACGGCAATGAACCGCACAAAGCGTAAAGCTGAACTGGCCCGAAATGTGGCATCAAAACCGGGCCGGGAAGACTACATCCGTATCCGACTGGAAGAACGGGATGGGGAATTGCCTTTGGCTCATCCGGTCCTCGGCAAATCAGGTCTGCTCCGAACCATTGTCCAAGCCCAAGGATTAGCCGCCATCCCAGCGGACTCCGAAGGGGTGTACCAAGGAGAAATGATTGACGTGTGGATTATCTAA
- a CDS encoding uridine kinase, whose product MGKLIKENDEKGRLHIDTPLLGESLVAKDLLKRTEAGEYFRMQPDVNVLKIGGQSIMDRGAKALFPILEELVKAKEKHKILLMCGGGTRARHVYNIGIDLGMPTGVLSKLGDKVSAQNAEMLSVLLAKHGGAMIGHGAHLEQLHMYCQQGYLPITTGIPPYGFFEHPAEIGSIPPHRTDSGACLLAENIGAKSLIYLKDEKGMYENDPKKGNRDTMKFFDKIHVDELIEMDLDDLIVERPVLTFLKNAKTLKSFQIIDVLRHPEHLHAALEGEHVGTIIYKD is encoded by the coding sequence ATGGGTAAACTTATCAAAGAAAATGACGAAAAAGGCCGCCTGCACATCGACACCCCCCTGCTGGGCGAATCGCTTGTTGCAAAAGACTTGCTCAAACGCACTGAGGCCGGTGAATACTTCCGCATGCAACCGGATGTAAACGTGCTTAAAATAGGCGGCCAGTCCATCATGGACCGTGGCGCAAAAGCATTGTTCCCCATCCTTGAGGAATTGGTGAAAGCCAAGGAAAAACACAAAATTCTGCTCATGTGCGGCGGCGGAACCCGTGCACGGCACGTGTATAATATTGGCATTGATTTGGGTATGCCCACGGGAGTGCTCTCCAAACTCGGCGACAAGGTTTCAGCTCAGAACGCTGAAATGCTTTCTGTTCTCTTGGCAAAACATGGCGGGGCCATGATCGGTCATGGAGCCCACCTTGAACAGTTGCACATGTATTGCCAGCAAGGATACCTGCCCATCACCACTGGTATTCCGCCTTATGGATTCTTTGAACATCCGGCAGAAATCGGCTCAATCCCGCCGCACCGCACCGACTCGGGCGCCTGCCTGCTCGCCGAAAACATCGGAGCCAAGTCCCTCATCTATCTGAAGGACGAAAAAGGCATGTACGAGAACGATCCCAAAAAGGGCAACCGGGATACCATGAAGTTCTTCGACAAAATCCACGTGGATGAACTCATTGAAATGGATCTTGACGACCTCATTGTTGAGCGTCCGGTCCTGACTTTCCTTAAAAACGCCAAGACACTTAAATCATTTCAGATTATCGATGTTCTGCGTCATCCAGAACACCTGCACGCCGCATTGGAAGGCGAACACGTCGGGACTATTATTTACAAGGATTAA
- a CDS encoding putative sulfate/molybdate transporter, whose translation MKISFNRMEWAGSVGDLGTLLPLAFGMIMINGLSATGLFLTVGLMYIVVGSYYRVPIAVQPMKVVSAYGIALALTPGVITASGMLLAALLLILGATGLVKVVAKIVPKSVIRGVQLSTGVLLLSKGASLVVGTNSFQTMRGAVEPFMTIQSLGPVPMSVVSGVIFGIITLFLLRSHRYPAGLVVVVCGAIFGAAFGAWRELTSIQPGLHFPEILPFGFPTGVDFSYALFALVLPQIPMTMGNAVIANRDLSFEYFGKESRRVTDRALCISMGLSNVFAALVGGMPVCHGAGGLAAHYAFGARTPGSNLIIGGFFVALAVLLGTGSVSVLHLLPMGVLGVLLFFSGTQLALTIQDVEARTDLFIIIIMLGITLAANLAWAFGVAIALEYLLRKGRITV comes from the coding sequence ATGAAAATCAGCTTCAATAGAATGGAATGGGCCGGTTCGGTGGGGGATTTGGGGACATTATTGCCTCTGGCTTTTGGTATGATCATGATTAATGGTCTGTCTGCTACAGGCCTTTTTTTGACTGTGGGACTTATGTACATCGTGGTCGGTTCCTATTATCGGGTGCCTATAGCCGTGCAGCCGATGAAGGTTGTTTCGGCCTATGGTATCGCATTGGCCCTGACTCCCGGCGTGATTACTGCTTCTGGTATGCTGCTGGCCGCGCTTCTGCTTATTCTCGGTGCGACTGGGTTGGTCAAAGTTGTTGCCAAAATCGTTCCCAAGTCCGTTATTCGTGGTGTTCAGCTTTCAACAGGTGTGTTGCTTTTATCCAAAGGCGCATCTCTGGTTGTCGGGACCAATTCTTTCCAGACCATGCGAGGTGCAGTCGAACCGTTCATGACTATCCAAAGCCTTGGTCCGGTGCCTATGTCTGTGGTGTCTGGAGTGATCTTTGGAATCATCACACTTTTTTTGTTGCGGAGTCATCGGTATCCGGCTGGATTGGTCGTCGTTGTCTGCGGGGCGATTTTTGGGGCTGCATTTGGAGCATGGCGGGAATTGACTTCGATTCAACCTGGCTTGCATTTCCCGGAGATATTGCCTTTCGGATTTCCTACGGGGGTAGATTTTTCGTATGCCTTGTTCGCTCTGGTTTTGCCTCAAATTCCTATGACTATGGGGAATGCGGTTATCGCCAATCGGGATTTGAGTTTTGAATATTTCGGTAAGGAAAGCCGTCGGGTCACTGACCGCGCATTGTGTATTTCCATGGGGCTGTCGAATGTTTTTGCCGCTTTGGTTGGTGGTATGCCGGTCTGTCATGGGGCAGGGGGGCTGGCTGCTCATTATGCCTTTGGCGCACGGACTCCCGGTTCGAATCTCATTATTGGTGGATTCTTTGTGGCGTTGGCTGTGTTGCTTGGCACGGGGTCGGTTAGTGTGCTTCATCTGCTTCCAATGGGAGTGCTTGGGGTGTTGTTGTTTTTTTCGGGGACGCAGCTTGCCTTGACCATACAGGATGTGGAAGCGCGAACTGATCTTTTTATTATTATCATTATGCTGGGGATTACATTGGCCGCTAATTTGGCTTGGGCTTTTGGGGTTGCCATTGCCTTGGAATATCTGCTTCGTAAAGGTCGGATTACTGTATAA
- the proB gene encoding glutamate 5-kinase gives MTKNDVNRHSLLGKARRVVVKVGSAVVTTGHGLNPDAIERLAKQLSELSDSGMDVVLVTSGAVAAGRQRIADNACKHGKDYKDMATRQAASAIGQGRLMHDYDEAFAAHGKVTAQMLLTRSGLKFRRRFLNARNTMERLLEWGVIPIVNENDTVSTRELEFGDNDTLGAMCLGLVGADLFINLTSADGVFDKNPENNPDAQSMPTIENICALDLESMCDGKTSVGTGGMYSKLRAARRAAQLGVPTFIVSGKGEFDIVAALESENKGTLVLPREHVVSSKKFWLAYHDDPAGSILVDKGAANALLTKGKSLLPIGISAVDGCFERGALVFIKTLEGEELGVGQSNFSADELTRIKGKHTDELAPILGPLAFDEAVHRDNMLLDAAI, from the coding sequence ATGACGAAGAATGATGTAAACAGACACTCCCTGCTTGGCAAAGCCCGGCGTGTAGTGGTCAAGGTTGGTTCTGCCGTGGTCACGACAGGGCACGGGTTGAATCCTGATGCCATTGAACGATTGGCGAAACAACTTTCCGAATTGAGCGATAGCGGTATGGACGTGGTTCTTGTTACGTCCGGCGCAGTCGCAGCCGGTCGACAGCGCATTGCAGATAATGCTTGCAAACATGGCAAGGATTATAAAGACATGGCAACGCGTCAGGCCGCTTCGGCCATTGGCCAGGGGCGACTGATGCACGACTATGACGAAGCTTTTGCTGCTCATGGAAAGGTCACGGCGCAGATGCTGCTTACCCGAAGTGGCCTCAAGTTTCGCCGTCGGTTTCTCAATGCGAGGAACACGATGGAGCGGTTGCTTGAGTGGGGAGTAATCCCCATCGTCAATGAGAATGATACGGTTTCCACGCGCGAGTTGGAGTTTGGAGATAATGATACTCTGGGCGCGATGTGTCTGGGATTGGTCGGTGCCGATTTGTTTATCAATCTGACATCGGCTGACGGGGTGTTCGACAAAAATCCAGAAAACAACCCGGACGCACAGTCCATGCCGACCATCGAAAATATATGTGCTCTCGACCTGGAATCCATGTGTGACGGTAAAACCTCCGTTGGTACCGGAGGCATGTATTCCAAACTTCGTGCCGCACGCCGCGCCGCTCAATTGGGTGTGCCGACCTTTATTGTGTCAGGTAAGGGCGAGTTTGATATTGTGGCCGCACTGGAAAGTGAAAACAAGGGGACGCTTGTTTTGCCTCGTGAACATGTCGTTTCCAGCAAGAAATTCTGGCTTGCCTATCATGATGATCCGGCTGGCTCCATTTTGGTTGATAAAGGTGCGGCCAACGCACTTTTGACCAAGGGGAAATCTTTGCTGCCTATCGGTATCAGTGCCGTGGACGGGTGCTTTGAACGTGGTGCTTTGGTCTTCATCAAGACACTCGAAGGTGAAGAACTTGGCGTGGGGCAGTCCAATTTCTCGGCTGACGAACTCACCCGCATTAAGGGAAAACATACGGACGAACTCGCCCCCATCCTCGGTCCTCTTGCCTTTGATGAGGCAGTCCATCGGGACAACATGTTGCTCGACGCAGCTATTTAG
- the argB gene encoding acetylglutamate kinase, which produces MKRYQLQAKSIIETLPYIAEFFGKTIVIKYGGNAMIDEKLKRAFALNIILLKYIGINPVVVHGGGPQIGEMLNALNIESHFRQGYRVTDKATMDVVEMVLVGKVNKEIVNLINLHGGEAVGLSGKDGKLIQAEPKELAIEKNDAPPEIIDLGKVGEVTSVNTKLIDSLLSEGFIPVIAPVGVDENGETYNINADSVAGAVATAMGAKRLYLLTDVPGLLDEDKELVTSLSAKEAFEAIRTGVVTGGMIPKIKCCLEAVANVEKSAIIDGRVENCILLELFTKSGIGTEIIY; this is translated from the coding sequence ATGAAGCGGTACCAGCTTCAGGCCAAGTCCATCATCGAGACTTTGCCCTACATCGCGGAATTTTTCGGCAAAACCATCGTCATCAAATACGGCGGCAACGCCATGATCGACGAGAAGCTGAAACGCGCCTTCGCCCTGAATATCATTCTGCTCAAATATATCGGCATTAATCCGGTGGTCGTCCACGGCGGCGGTCCCCAGATCGGCGAGATGTTGAACGCACTCAATATCGAATCACATTTTCGACAGGGATACCGTGTCACAGACAAAGCCACCATGGATGTGGTTGAGATGGTGCTTGTCGGCAAGGTGAACAAGGAAATAGTCAACCTGATTAATCTCCACGGCGGAGAAGCTGTTGGACTTTCGGGTAAAGATGGCAAACTCATTCAGGCAGAGCCCAAAGAACTGGCCATTGAAAAAAATGACGCACCGCCAGAAATCATTGATCTCGGCAAAGTGGGCGAAGTGACCTCGGTCAACACCAAACTCATCGACTCCCTACTGAGTGAAGGATTCATCCCGGTCATCGCACCTGTAGGGGTGGACGAAAACGGCGAGACATACAATATCAACGCCGATTCCGTTGCCGGAGCTGTCGCGACTGCCATGGGAGCCAAACGTCTCTATCTGTTGACCGATGTTCCCGGCCTGCTCGATGAAGATAAAGAACTGGTGACATCACTCTCCGCAAAAGAAGCTTTTGAAGCCATACGCACCGGCGTCGTGACCGGCGGCATGATTCCGAAAATAAAATGCTGTCTGGAAGCTGTGGCCAATGTCGAAAAATCGGCTATTATTGATGGCCGTGTTGAAAACTGCATTTTGCTGGAACTCTTCACGAAATCCGGCATCGGCACTGAAATCATATACTAG
- the ahcY gene encoding adenosylhomocysteinase, which translates to MSKNVMPVDPKCENKVADLSLAEWGLMEMQLSEREMPGLMALIDKYGEEKPLKGLKIMGSLHMTIQTAMLIKCLYELGADLRWASCNIFSTQDNAAAAIAESGMAKVFAWKGETLEEFWWCTEQALTWPDGSGPDLIVDDGGDATLLVHQGVKCEKDPSLFDKEYDVQEFQIVMDRLQASYAADPQKWTRIAKVIRGVSEETTTGVHRLYEMQRNGDLLFPAINVNDSVTKSKFDNLYGCRESLADGIKRATDVMIAGKVVVVIGYGDVGKGCAQSMRGFGARVLVTEIDPICALQAAMEGFEVTTMDDAASRGDVFVTCTGNYHVVTGAHMDAMKDEAILCNIGHFDSEIEMLHLEGNPKCVKKEVKPQVDKWTLPSGKSLIVLAEGRLVNLGCATGHPSFVMSNSFTNQVLAQLDLAKNEYDPKVMILPKKLDEEVARLHLERLGVKLEKLSKEQADYIGVEVEGPFKPDHYRY; encoded by the coding sequence ATGTCCAAGAACGTTATGCCCGTTGACCCGAAGTGCGAGAACAAGGTCGCTGACCTGTCTTTGGCTGAATGGGGTCTCATGGAAATGCAGTTGTCCGAGCGTGAAATGCCCGGCCTGATGGCTCTTATTGATAAATACGGTGAGGAAAAACCGCTTAAGGGTCTTAAAATCATGGGCTCTCTGCACATGACTATTCAGACCGCCATGCTTATTAAGTGCCTGTACGAACTGGGTGCTGATCTGCGTTGGGCGTCCTGCAATATTTTTTCCACTCAGGACAACGCTGCTGCAGCCATTGCCGAGTCCGGCATGGCCAAGGTTTTTGCGTGGAAGGGCGAGACTCTGGAAGAGTTCTGGTGGTGCACCGAACAAGCTTTGACATGGCCTGACGGTTCCGGTCCTGATCTTATCGTCGATGATGGCGGTGACGCGACTCTGCTCGTCCATCAGGGCGTGAAGTGCGAAAAGGACCCCAGCCTGTTCGACAAGGAATATGATGTTCAGGAATTTCAGATTGTCATGGACCGCTTGCAGGCTTCCTACGCTGCCGATCCGCAGAAGTGGACCAGAATTGCCAAGGTTATTCGAGGCGTGTCTGAAGAAACCACGACCGGCGTGCACCGTCTTTACGAGATGCAGCGCAACGGCGACCTGCTCTTCCCGGCCATCAACGTCAACGACTCCGTGACCAAGTCCAAGTTCGACAACCTGTATGGTTGCCGTGAATCTTTGGCTGACGGCATCAAGCGTGCTACCGATGTCATGATCGCGGGTAAGGTTGTGGTTGTTATTGGTTACGGCGATGTCGGTAAGGGCTGCGCTCAGTCCATGCGCGGTTTTGGCGCTCGTGTGCTTGTCACCGAGATTGATCCCATTTGTGCACTTCAGGCTGCCATGGAAGGTTTTGAAGTTACCACCATGGATGACGCTGCCTCTCGTGGTGATGTCTTTGTCACCTGCACCGGCAACTACCACGTTGTCACTGGCGCACACATGGATGCCATGAAGGACGAGGCCATTCTTTGCAACATCGGTCACTTCGATTCCGAGATTGAAATGCTGCACCTTGAAGGCAACCCCAAGTGCGTCAAGAAAGAGGTCAAGCCGCAGGTCGACAAATGGACTCTGCCTTCTGGCAAGTCTCTTATCGTTCTTGCAGAAGGTCGTCTGGTCAACCTCGGTTGCGCCACAGGCCACCCCAGCTTCGTGATGTCCAACTCCTTTACCAATCAGGTGTTGGCGCAGCTCGATCTAGCCAAGAATGAGTACGATCCCAAGGTGATGATTCTGCCCAAAAAGTTGGACGAAGAAGTTGCCCGTTTGCACCTTGAACGCCTTGGTGTGAAGCTTGAAAAATTATCCAAGGAACAGGCTGATTACATCGGCGTGGAAGTGGAAGGCCCGTTCAAGCCGGATCACTACCGCTACTAG
- a CDS encoding helix-turn-helix transcriptional regulator: MSKKVGGAKPQRYVQPSLLMALSSGQSYGYQLIHSIGEYGFLRGDAPPGMIYRHLRQMDEEGLVTSEWDAEGDGPAKRVYAITPEGLEILDAWIHHMEKQRNRLDSFIARYRQK, translated from the coding sequence ATGTCAAAAAAAGTTGGTGGCGCCAAGCCACAAAGATACGTCCAGCCCTCCCTGCTCATGGCTTTGAGCAGCGGCCAGTCATACGGATATCAATTAATTCACTCTATTGGAGAATACGGTTTCCTGCGCGGAGACGCCCCTCCGGGCATGATATACCGCCACCTGCGTCAAATGGACGAAGAAGGCCTCGTCACCTCAGAATGGGACGCAGAAGGAGATGGCCCTGCCAAGCGGGTCTACGCCATCACGCCAGAAGGATTGGAAATCCTCGACGCATGGATTCATCACATGGAAAAACAGCGAAATCGACTCGACAGCTTTATTGCGCGGTACCGGCAAAAGTAG